The window tatcaaaatatttatagagcaccaaccttctaatttgtttacatttgtttatgagttgtaaacattgcagtttttcgttatacaacgctacacgccGACTTCgtacattgtcgtaattatttacgagcttaaaatcatagtttgcgaacctcactcagtatagacattattcatattatttaaaataaaacccttataaaccgcaaacaatttgaatgaatgacataaattgacaactgatttttagctttttttcaaatcatagacaattggtgatacaacaacgaaatatctgtcaacaatttttggctagccagactctagtgaGTTGTTATCTCATGCTGGCTGGTATgagtagaattgacttttaaatggtgATTttgaattattaatatttaatagccTTCATTaggatttgattttgattttttccgttagtattttcctcgcgcgttagtgtggtgaaaaattttgtgtttcactcggttaCTAGATAGCAAAGTTCCTTggaaccctcgcaacgctcaagaatTCACTTTTCAAACCACTTGCTACCCTCGTAGTTCAAATTTTCAATCGTTTGGTTGCTCGGGCACCTATCAATAATAGCACaggaggttaaacaacaactttgtccccttgtaaaacaaataaatattttttatacttcCAGGAGAAGCCCTCAGATGTTGGGTGTGTAGCTCCAATGCCGTAGCCGACCCCTTCCACGCATCCGCTAATATAAGAGATGACTTCGAAATGTTCACGAGGGATTGCAAAGGTGGACCACTACAACTACTGCCTAACGGAACTAAACACACAGATGAACTTGGTCCTGGTTTGGAATTGTTCTGCCTAAAAATGACTAGAAAAAGTAAGTTTTCATAATGTCCACTCGGGGGACAGATCAACAATATCAACATGTATTGATAGTATGGATACATCTCGTCTTCTGGCCCTTACAAACCCGTATTATCTCCTTGCTTCTGTAGGTAAGTATTAGGATTATGAGGAACCTACTGACTTTTAACCACATTTTACACCCCACTGGGCCGCGCTATAATAGTCGCTATAGGGGAGTCCAAACTGCTAGCGATCACGCCCAGTGCCGTTGTTACTCACGTACACGACGGAGCATGACGGATCAgttaagcagtttttgagttatcGCGTAGTTTTCCGTTCTTAGTAAAAATACGTTCTAACTCAGCGTTGCGAATGTACCTATCTATACTCCGTTTATACAAGCCTTGGGTCCCGCTTGGGCCTTTGGTCAAAGTGTCAAAAAGATGTACACAGTACACACTACCTTAATGTATGGGCAATAAGGTGGTAGTGTAtacatttttggcactttgtcgGTGTCGAATTGTCGATGGTATatggtctgtttaagctaacacgagctattttattttatttattttgagatccaacagctatgacAATAACATAGAAATTATAGAGGATACAGgaagccaattataggaactcacagtaactttatttttatttttgttttctttatttttattatacttagtaactttatttttgagtttaattacaatgagacgcctcattctgctcTCGTATGTTTTTTTCTCTTAATAAATgtgttaattatacaggattttgactcttggagaccctatacatctctaaggataatttgataaactaaATAATCCTATagttctgacacttagagacatttacacctctaaatattatagttttttatgtaattcgacattaagagaccatatacatctctaagaaattgtaatacgttagtttgaattgttagttgtattttataaaattgttgatgtattgatattatttttgcttatatgtaaattcaatgttgacgtgtaaaagtgccatTGTGGCCTAttcgctgaataaatgttgaagtttgaaGTTCGATATTTAATACTTCGACTGTAAATGATACCTACTAAGACCCCATTCAAGACAACCTTGTGACGGaggggtaactacggaacccgaCACTGAGCATGACCCAATGGCCTTGGCCGTTTTTTATAAGCTCATGTATTTACTCTTGGAACCGACATTTGGTGAAGACGCGAAGTGAACGCTGAACATGCTGATAATGAAGTTCGGGGAATGCTGGCTTAATGGTTTATAAAGtcgatttattttttgttgacagTTTTAGGAGTGAAAATTGTGATGCGGACATGCGGGTCAGGGTTTCCCAACCTCACTGATTTTCTTGACCTTCTTGCATGGGTTCCGACCCTGCACGTACAACAGGGGGAAACATAGAAACCTGCGAGGCCTGCACGGGCGATTTGTGCAACTGGGCTACTAGACAAGGACCGCGGGCCGTTGTAATGTTCGTGCCACTTCTTCTGTTGTTGACGTTGACATAAAGTGTCGGTGGGATTCGTACACCTAGTCACCATGAGATATATCGAGGCAGCCAAAGTTTTCACAAAATTATATATCTGCTTTGATATATCTAATGATGACTGTATGAACAAATATGTCCTAATTAAACACTGGGTACTACCGAATAGCTTCCGGAtgtcgggtaattccgaaaatGGACtcttgtaaaatttattaaggacgATTTTTCAATTACTTACCCGCCGTTCGGAGTGATTGTGATTTGGAGTTTACCCGATTACACCTTGTATCTTGTTGTACTTCATTTTGCTATGTGCCATAGGCATGGGTATAAATATCTGTAGTTATATACATAAGTTTTTGATATTGctcaaaaaatagaaataaggAATAGTTAAGTAggaaagttgttgtttaactgctcgtgctaatattgacacccgagcaagcgaaagattccaaaattgaaccacgagcgtagcgagtggttcgaaaatggaatcttgagcgttgcgagggtttcaaatcacgagggttaaacaaaatttgcccccgagtggaacacaacatttttcaccacaccaacctgaagcaaatattaaatgtaaaatatcatacaaaaacaaaccaaatcaaatccaaatgaatgttattaaatatttatcatccaaaatcatcatttaaaagtcatttcatttctcccagcaaacataagaaaccaactcaaaatttgcatttgattactttgtctcacatgtgaataaaatgcaactttgctatcagtttttgaagtgcaaagtaagcctttccgagctggtgtggtgaaaatagtTTTGATTTCTTTCTATGTTTAGGaggtttgtatttttaaaattataaacttcTTTTTTTAACTTAgaattttttataatttgtctcgttaattatttgtttaatttagaTATTAGGGTCAGTTTTAGATACACATTTATGAGATAGTTATGTATGACTCGTACTTCGTTTGTGAAAGCGACATTCATTACGTATTAGCTATGTTTAGTTTGTAATATCTTTTGCACTTAACAACAAAAAGATAATTTTGCATTTCGCAAATAATTATAAGTTTTACTGTAATTCAAAATGTGTTTTAATTTCCATAAACCGCTACCTGAACATACCTACTCATGCTCTTCTAACTAAATACGAATACGAAAATACAATGAGTTGGTACATTagttacattacatacatatgtaggtacttaacctTAGTTACCGTCGACCCCCGATATTtttctatttaaatatttaatgttgtAATTCTATTCAAACTGTTTTATGCACCTGTGTGTAGGTATAGATGTAGGATAAGTTAGACAGATTTATTTcgatttatctatctatctatctaatacctttaaacgagcaattcttgtatatttatttatatatatttcggggatctctgaaatggctctaacgatttcgatgaaatttgctatacgggggttttcgggggcgatagaTCGATCTAGccaggtcttatctctgggaaaacgcgcatttttgagtttttatactttttatatgttttccgagcaaagctcggacTCCCAGAGATTTtgtgtatgtaggtaggtaagagTACATTAGGACATGTAAGTACCGCACGCGGTCTCAAGTCCACTGATAGAATACGCTAATCGAAACTTGATGTGACTTGACGTGATTTTTCGTAGCATCAGTCACCCCGatacatttctttttgtatggtGTATGTATGATTGTCATCGATTGGTGGAAGGAACTAGAGCAATCGATCGGTGGAAGTTCGTTACAGGACAATAACACTCGAAAGCTCTAATCAAAGGGTTCAACAGCAAAACTGCTAAGGAGCTTTTAGACCCAAAAGGCACAAAACCTGCGCGGTGACCAGAATACTGACTGGACACTGTAAGTTCAACAAACATATGTTTCAAATTGGCAGGAAACAAGATGCGACATGCAGGTTCTGTCAGGAGTCAGAGGAGACTGCAATGCACATTCTCTGCTCTTGTGGACCACTAATGTCAAAAAGAGGTACCTACCTACGGCGACACGTAGTGCAACCCTATGAGGTACAGAacattacggcccaaagaatctgcaactttctggatgcaacgggcattagtaataaactttaaagggccgtcacaatagatcaatgatggtcgatgcgacactcaaaggaccacaataataataaaatgattgTCATCTTGTGACCCGCTAGTGTTGTATATTAGGACATACCTATGAGAAGGTCTCCATCGCTGCTGTAGAAGGCGCTGCGCTCCATAGATTTGTTGCACAGGTAGACGTGTACGGCGAGTCCGTTGCGTGCCCGCG of the Cydia fagiglandana chromosome 17, ilCydFagi1.1, whole genome shotgun sequence genome contains:
- the LOC134672983 gene encoding uncharacterized protein LOC134672983 → MDSLRFLLVLTIVVLVVQNGEALRCWVCSSNAVADPFHASANIRDDFEMFTRDCKGGPLQLLPNGTKHTDELGPGLELFCLKMTRKILGVKIVMRTCGSGFPNLTDFLDLLAWVPTLHVQQGET